Proteins from one Panicum virgatum strain AP13 chromosome 7K, P.virgatum_v5, whole genome shotgun sequence genomic window:
- the LOC120642355 gene encoding uncharacterized protein LOC120642355, translating to MAASPALLSRTPAVSGHPHLLFSRRPSPRHLRLAPPAAAPTPGGSPGPGVFLSPRALSQLDELAAFRYEHAFPHGLLTVRALTRGPEDDAVAEALVRLLASSFSETVRWAPAQRYAQLLTFVIRRYLHERRGLAPHAAVLVGFYRPADAGAADATGDDGDEGSDDGRGKDEGEMACTAEVSFDAVGAPGAPPTPTPPLDFPYICNMTVKTAFRRRGIGKQLLKACEDLVIKMDAKRRVYLHCRIIDQVPFNMYRKAGYNIVETDNILVWLSLQKRKYLMSKELPQASVVESSTKDFDDNILTR from the exons ATGGCGGCGTCGCCCGCCCTCCTCTCGCGGACTCCCGCCGTCTCCGGGCACCCCCACCTCCTCTTCTCGCGTCGCCCCTcgccgcgccacctccgcctcgcccctcccgccgccgcccccaccccgGGGGGCAGCCCTGGCCCCGGCGTCTTCCTATCGCCGCGCGCGCTCTCGCAGCTCGACGAGCTCGCGGCCTTCCGCTACGAGCACGCCTTCCCGCACGGCCTCCTCACCGTGCGCGCCCTCACCCGCGGCCCCGAAGACGACGCCGTGGCCGAGGCGCTCGTCCGCCTCCTGGCCTCCTCGTTCTCAGAGACCGTCCGGTGGGCCCCGGCCCAGCGCTACGCGCAGCTCCTCACGTTCGTCATCCGCAGGTACCTCCACGAGCGCCGCGGGctcgcgccgcacgccgcggtgCTCGTGGGGTTCTACCGCCCCGCCGACGCGGGCGCGGCCGACGCCACGGGGGATGACGGAGACGAGGGCAGCGACGATGGGAGAGGTAAAGATGAAGGGGAGATGGCGTGCACGGCGGAGGTGTCGTTCGACGCGGTGGGCGCGCCCGGGGCCCCGCCCACGCCCACCCCGCCGCTCGACTTCCCGTACATCTGTAACATGACTGTGAAGACGGCATTCAGGAG GAGAGGAATCGGGAAACAACTTCTTAAGGCATGTGAGGATTTGGTCATCAAAATGGATGCAAAAAGACGTGTATATCTTCATTGTCGAATTATCGATCAAGTGCCATTCAACATGTACAGGAAAGCTGGATATAACATTGTCGAGACTGACAATATTTTGGTTTGGCTGAGCCTTCAAAAGCGGAAGTATTTGATGAGCAAGGAATTACCTCAAGCTTCTGTTGTTGAGTCTTCAACCAAAGACTTCGATGATAATATTTTGACACGCTAA
- the LOC120640182 gene encoding atherin-like — protein MGTPLLPPSTARPRALRRSPEVAGGGLPPPSPPADPDGAASPAASLDAAARSPAGLLPSSASPASPRLAGVRGGARPAAARGAEDAAARPRQRRRRRRRGGARWLAARRAAELARRQPAEVYEAGELGRGGSHAGAWRTWRGSRRRRRVAVGAAGWCEAELQRGAL, from the coding sequence ATGGgcacgcccctcctccctccctccaccgcGCGGCCTCGAGCTCTCCGGCGCTCCCctgaggtggccggcggcggcctccctcctccctcaccaCCGGCGGACCCCGATGGCGCCGCGTCCCCGGCCGCGTCCCTCGACGCGGCGGCAAGATCTCCGGCCGGCCTTCTTCCATCCTCGGCCTCCCCTGCCTCTCCTCGCCTCGCCGGGGTGCGCGGAGGTGCAAGACCTGCGGCCGCGCGCGGGGCGGAagacgcggcggcgaggcccagGCAGAGGAGGCGAAGGCGGAGGAGAGGCGGAGCTCGCTGGCTCGCGGCGCGCAGGGCAGCGGAGCTTGCGAGGCGGCAGCCCGCGGAGGTCTACGAGGCGGGGGAGCTCGGACGGGGCGGGAGCCATGCCGGCGCGTGGCGGACATGGCGGggatcgaggcggcggcgccgggtagCCGTGGGTGCGGCGGGGTGGTGCGAGGCGGAGCTGCAGCGCGGCGCCCTGTAA
- the LOC120642356 gene encoding MLP-like protein 423, with product MASKTELVVEVKSPADKLWAALRDSTELFPKIFPQQYQSIETVEGDGKSAGTVRLLKYAEGVPMMTFAKEKVELADDENKVVSYSVVDGELVNFYKNFRITLKVSPAKEAKAGAVVNWSMEFDKANDQVPDPDVIKETATKTFHDLDDYLLKN from the exons ATGGCGTCCAAGACCGAGCTGGTGGTGGAGGTGAAGTCCCCGGCGGACAAGCTGTGGGCGGCGCTGCGCGACTCCACGGAGCTGTTCCCCAAGATCTTCCCCCAGCAGTACCAGAGCATCGAGACCGTCGAGGGCGACGGCAAGTCCGCCGGCACCGTCCGCCTCCTCAAGTACGCCGAGG gGGTGCCGATGATGACGTTCGCCAAGGAGAAGGTGGAGCTGGCGGACGACGAGAACAAGGTGGTGTCGTACAGCGTGGTGGACGGCGAGCTGGTGAACTTCTACAAGAACTTCAGGATCACGCTCAAGGTGTCCCCCGCCAAGGAGGCCAAGGCCGGCGCCGTCGTCAACTGGTCCATGGAGTTCGACAAGGCCAACGACCAGGTGCCCGACCCGGACGTCATCAAGGAGACCGCCACCAAGACGTTCCACGACCTCGACGACTACCTCCTCAAGaactag
- the LOC120642357 gene encoding probable RNA-dependent RNA polymerase 2: MSTVVAAPAPGGTATVRVSNIPPSAVAAELLAFFDSAVATGAAFACEIAAAHRGWLSRGHGSVQFDSAAAATRAIDLASSGRLPPFLGSRLSVSPAHVDLLPRAPDFALRALGSSLVIGNRVAERELEVAYAWDGVRAEVIPGKRRVDLYLQHDSRSYKLEVLFEDIKECSGCSFDGAGAILLQLTYAPRIHTAISGSTIKSRFTDERFHACKEDAKFAWVRALDFTPNSSFGECSALVLKLSKAAPVSDILETLPFSGELGELTISSMDMFGSSSKVVPLVDCPSGFSVPYEVLFRLNSLVHMGKLVARHVNADLFKVLEDLPIDTLRRIFEKMSKLNSTCYEPLEFIRHEAHSMKISKKTLLSKTGEGEGKLMRCYRIHITPSKIYCLGPEEEVSNYVVKYHSEYASDFARVTFIDEDWSKLSPNALSARIEQGFFSKPLKTGLYHRILSILKEGFCIGPKKYEFLAFSASQLRGNSVWMFASNNSLSAESIRRWMGHFKDIRSVSKCAARMGQLFSSSRQTFEVSSYDVEVIPDIEITTDGTKHIFSDGIGKISSRFARQIAKTIGLDPNNPPSAFQIRYGGYKGVIAVDPTSFFNLSLRPSMKKFESKSTMLNITNWSKSQPCYVNREIISLLSTLGVEDETFLTMQQDDMHESDEMLTNKEVALSVLGKISGADTKTAAEMLLQGYEPSLEPYLSMILKAHRANRLTDIRTRCKIHVKKGRVLIGCLDETGKLDYGQVYIRITKNLKEQKYSEQPFFCNDDGMTAVIVGKVAISKNPCLHPGDVRVLEAIYDPGLDARGLIDCVVFPQRGERPHPNECSGGDLDGDLFFITWDDKLIPEKVDAPMDYTATRPRIMDHDVTLEEIEKHFVSYMINDALGVISTAHLIHADRNPLKARSPECLQLAALHSMAVDFAKTGAPAEMPWALRPREFPDFLERWEKPMYISNGVLGKLYRAALRHEENAEALLPEAPPSCAYDPDLECPGFHDFLDTAEEHYEAYAERLGALMTYYSAEREDEILTGNIRNKLVYLRRDNKRYFEMKDRIIAAVDALRAEVRGWLRARRDEDASKLASAWYHVTYHPDRRSEKRLWSFPWIACDTLLAIKAARRCRKRVEDDAAAVPMDCDA; the protein is encoded by the exons ATGTCTACGGTTGTGGCGGCTCCCGCGCCGGGCGGCACGGCCACGGTGCGGGTATCCAACATCCCGCcctcggccgtcgccgccgagctcctcgCCTTCTTCGACTCCGCTGTCGCCACCGGCGCGGCATTCGCCTGCGagatcgccgccgcccaccgcggcTGGCTCAGCCGCGGCCACGGCTCCGTCCAATtcgactccgccgccgcagccacccgTGCCATCGACCTCGCGTCCTCCGGCCGCCTTCCTCCCTTCCTCGGTTCCCGCCTCTCTGTCTCCCCCGCCCACGTCGACCTCCTGCCCCGCGCGCCCGATTTCGCCCTCCGCGCCCTCGGCTCGAGCCTCGTTATAGGCAACCGCGTCGCCGAGCGCGAGCTGGAGGTGGCCTACGCCTGGgacggcgtgcgcgcggaggtCATCCCAGGGAAGCGGCGCGTGGACCTGTACCTGCAACATGATTCCCGGAGCTACAAGCTTGAGGTTCTCTTCGAGGACATCAAGGAATGCTCCGGGTGCAGCTTTGATGGGGCGGGGGCTATCTTGCTGCAG CTGACTTATGCACCAAGAATCCACACCGCAATTTCTGGGTCCACAATTAAATCAAGGTTCACAGATGAGCGCTTTCATGCATGCAAGGAGGATGCCAAGTTTGCATGGGTCAGAGCACTAGATTTTACACCTAATAGCTCTTTTGGGGAGTGTTCCGCACTTGTGTTGAAACTGAGCAAAGCTGCACCAGTGTCTGATATTCTTGAAACTTTACCCTTCTCAGGAGAATTAGGGGAACTGACCATTTCTTCGATGGATATGTTTGGTTCCTCCTCTAAAGTGGTTCCTCTTGTTGATTGCCCAAGTGGCTTTTCAGTACCTTACGAAGTTCTTTTTCGTCTGAACTCTCTTGTTCACATGGGGAAGTTAGTGGCCAGGCATGTAAATGCTGATCTGTTTAAGGTCCTTGAAGACCTACCAATTGATACTCTAAGGAGGATATTTGAGAAAATGAGCAAATTAAACTCTACCTGCTATGAACCGTTGGAATTCATCAGACATGAGGCTCATAGCATGAAGATTAGTAAGAAAACCTTGCTGTCCAAGACGGGTGAAGGTGAAGGAAAATTGATGAGATGCTACAGAATTCACATCACACCATCAAAAATATACTGTTTGGGGCCTGAGGAAGAAGTTTCAAATTATGTGGTTAAGTACCATTCTGAGTATGCTTCTGACTTTGCTAGAGTTACATTCATTGATGAAGATTGGAGTAAGCTTTCTCCCAATGCATTGTCAGCTAGAATTGAACAAGGTTTCTTTTCTAAACCCTTGAAAACTGGCTTGTACCATCGAATTCTCTCCATTCTAAAAGAAGGATTTTGCATTGGCCCAAAGAAGTATGAATTTTTGGCCTTCTCAGCAAGTCAGCTTCGTGGTAATTCTGTTTGGATGTTTGCTTCAAATAATTCTTTGAGCGCTGAGAGTATAAGAAGGTGGATGGGCCACTTCAAAGATATCCGTTCAGTCTCCAAATGTGCAGCTCGAATGGGTCAGCTGTTCAGCTCCTCCAGGCAGACATTTGAAGTCTCATCGTACGATGTAGAAGTAATTCCAGATATTGAAATCACAACTGATGGCACTAAGCACATATTTTCAGATGGTATTGGGAAGATTTCTTCGAGATTTGCCAGACAAATTGCCAAAACAATTGGATTAGACCCTAATAACCCTCCTTCTGCTTTTCAAATACGGTATGGTGGCTATAAAGGAGTCATTGCTGTTGACCCTACTTCCTTTTTCAATCTTTCTCTGCGACCTAGTATGAAGAAGTTTGAATCAAAAAGCACTATGCTGAACATTACAAATTGGAGCAAGTCTCAGCCATGCTACGTGAATCGTGAAATTATCTCTCTTCTTTCAACATTGGGTGTAGAGGATGAAACATTTTTGACAATGCAACAAGATGACATGCACGAATCAGATGAAATGCTAACAAACAAAGAAGTGGCTTTGTCTGTCCTAGGGAAAATTAGTGGCGCAGATACCAAGACAGCAGCTGAGATGCTGCTGCAAGGCTATGAACCAAGTTTGGAGCCCTACCTTTCAATGATTCTCAAAGCTCATCGGGCTAATAGGCTGACTGATATAAGAACCAGGTGTAAGATTCATGTCAAGAAAGGCCGTGTTCTTATTGGTTGTTTGGATGAAACAGGCAAATTAGACTATGGCCAAGTTTACATCAGAATTACAAAGAATCTCAAGGAGCAAAAGTACAGTGAGCAGCCATTCTTTTGTAACGATGATGGCATGACAGCCGTAATTGTTGGAAAAGTTGCAATCTCTAAAAACCCATGTCTCCATCCTGGTGATGTCAGAGTACTTGAAGCTATATATGACCCTGGATTGGATGCCAGGGGTCTTATTGATTGTGTTGTATTCCCTCAGAGAGGGGAAAG GCCTCATCCAAACGAATGCTCGGGTGGTGATTTGGATGGTGATCTCTTCTTTATTACTTGGGATGACAAACTGATTCCAGAGAAGGTAGATGCACCTATGGACTATACTGCAACAAGGCCACGCATAATGGACCATGATGTTACACTTGAG GAAATCGAGAAGCACTTCGTCAGCTACATGATAAATGATGCCCTGGGTGTTATCTCCACTGCCCACTTGATCCACGCAGACCGTAATCCTCTGAAAGCTCGCAGCCCCGAGTGTCTTCAGCTGGCCGCTCTGCACTCCATGGCGGTCGACTTCGCCAAGACGGGTGCTCCAGCCGAGATGCCCTGGGCGCTGAGGCCCCGGGAGTTCCCCGACTTCTTGGAACGCTGGGAGAAGCCAATGTACATCTCCAACGGCGTCCTCGGCAAGCTCTACCGTGCAGCCCTGCGCCACGAGGAGAACGCGGAGGCCCTCCTGCCTGAGGCCCCGCCGAGCTGCGCGTACGACCCGGACCTCGAGTGCCCCGGGTTCCACGACTTCCTGGACACCGCGGAGGAGCACTACGAGGCGTACGCCGAGAGGCTGGGCGCCCTGATGACCTACTACTCCGCGGAGCGCGAGGACGAGATCCTGACGGGCAACATCCGGAACAAGCTCGTGTACCTGCGGCGCGACAACAAGCGCTACTTCGAGATGAAGGATCGGATcatcgccgccgtcgacgcgcTGCGCGCGGAGGTGAGAGGGTGGCTCAGGGCGCGCAGGGACGAGGACGCGTCGAAGCTGGCGTCGGCGTGGTACCACGTGACGTACCACCCGGACCGCCGCAGCGAGAAGCGGCTCTGGAGCTTCCCCTGGATCGCCTGCGACACCCTGCTGGCGATCAAGGCGGCCAGGAGGTGCCGCAAGCGGGTGGAAGACGACGCTGCCGCCGTGCCGATGGACTGCGACGCCTAG
- the LOC120642358 gene encoding uncharacterized protein LOC120642358: protein MPGPGAHLLYALSGGAALSRLAGPGDRRFGAHHCAVYAANAFLGPDLGAFSEWLCSFLPSSASASAAGDLAMAAVHHPFYYPLLLGLPLAWAYAWLSRRLLRAGVLDSPAGVRAGKRQCFLLISAGSLSHFFLDHLFEENGHSTMYTWILSTGWWRGHAPINPDAVVVVGLLCTCLMGGFVYINRVKHGKSAAEKSNQSFFLILVIATLYCMWCANQIYLRQPPQPAIGEEADLGVIIFLAIYLFLPHGLCILSVNQKDYNDALNELPLR, encoded by the exons ATGCCGGGGCCGGGGGCGCACCTGCTGTACGCGCTGTCTGGCGGGGCGGCGCTGTCGCGGCTCGCCGGGCCCGGGGACCGCCGCTTCGGGGCGCACCACTGCGCCGTCTACGCCGCCAACGCGTTCCTCGGCCCGGACCTCGGCGCCTTCTCCGAGTGGCTCTGCTCCTTCCTCCCGTCCTCGGCCTCCGCGTCCGCCGCGGGGGACCTCGCCATGGCGGCCGTGCACCACCCCTTCTACTACCCGCTTCTCCTCGGCCTCCCGCTCGCCTGGGCCTACGCCTGGCTCTCCCGACGGCTGCTCCGCGCCGGCGTCCTCGACTCCCCCGCCGGAGTGCGTGCCGGA AAGAGGCAGTGCTTCTTGCTTATCTCGGCCGGCTCCCTGTCTCATTTTTTCCTGGACCACTTGTTTGAG GAGAATGGCCATTCTACAATGTACACTTGGATCCTGAGCACTGGTTGGTGGAGAGGCCATGCTCCTATCAATCCAGATGCAGTGGTCGTTGTAGGACTTCTTTGCACTTGCCTCATGGGGGGGTTTGTGTACATCAACAG AGTGAAGCATGGAAAGTCCGCAGCAGAAAAATCGAACCAATCTTTTTTTCTCATCCTGGTGATAGCCACCCTGTACTGTATGTGGTGTGCCAATCAGATATACCTGCGGCAACCCCCTCAACCTGCCATAGGTGAAGAAGCTGATCTTGGAGTGATAATATTTCTTGCCATTTATCTCTTTCTCCCGCATGGCTTGTGCATCCTTTCAGTGAACCAAAAGGATTATAATGATGCACTGAATGAACTGCCACTTCGATAA